The Streptomyces spororaveus genome includes a region encoding these proteins:
- a CDS encoding diaminobutyrate--2-oxoglutarate transaminase family protein, translating to MFETQSGRAITAGGPTLVAVTEPAAAAAATEIPLQVPTQGSREPGPHGRHVPHGPDAGDGPGGPLAPEGILRRQAQRESAARTYARSLPIVPVRARGLTIEGADGRRYLDCLSGAGSLALGHNHPVVLEAIRGVLDSGAPLHVLDLATPVKDDFTTELFANLPPELAADARIQFCGPAGTDAVEAALKLVRTATGRSGLLAFTGAYHGMTAGALDASGGAPGVRVTRLPYPQDLRCPFGVGGPEGAELSARWTENLLDDPKGGVPAPAGMIVEPVQGEGGVIPAPDGWLRRMREITAARGIPLIADEVQTGVGRTGAFWGVDHAGVVPDVMVLSKAIGGSLPLAVIVYRAGLDVWAPGGHAGTFRGNQLAMAAGTATLAFVRENRLAERAATLGERMLAALRGLAGGHACIGEVRGRGLMIGVELVDPDTGAAAPALAAAVRQECLDRGLIVELGGRHGAVVRLLPPLTLTDEQAAAVLDRLADAIPAASRRTH from the coding sequence ATGTTCGAGACGCAATCCGGAAGAGCAATCACTGCGGGAGGACCGACACTCGTGGCTGTCACCGAGCCGGCCGCGGCGGCGGCCGCGACAGAGATCCCGCTTCAAGTGCCGACGCAGGGAAGCCGGGAGCCCGGTCCGCACGGCCGACACGTGCCGCACGGCCCGGACGCAGGCGACGGGCCGGGGGGTCCCCTCGCCCCCGAGGGCATCCTGCGCAGGCAGGCGCAGCGGGAGTCCGCCGCCCGGACGTACGCGCGCTCGCTGCCCATCGTCCCCGTGCGGGCCCGCGGGCTGACCATCGAGGGCGCCGACGGGCGGCGTTACCTCGACTGCCTCTCCGGCGCCGGCTCGCTCGCCCTCGGGCACAACCACCCGGTGGTGCTCGAAGCCATCCGGGGCGTCCTCGACTCGGGTGCACCGCTGCACGTGCTGGACCTCGCGACCCCGGTCAAGGACGACTTCACCACCGAGCTCTTCGCCAACCTGCCGCCCGAGCTGGCCGCCGACGCGCGCATCCAGTTCTGCGGGCCCGCCGGCACGGATGCCGTGGAGGCCGCGCTCAAGCTGGTGCGCACCGCGACCGGCCGCTCCGGGCTGCTCGCCTTCACCGGGGCCTACCACGGCATGACGGCCGGGGCCCTGGACGCCTCGGGGGGCGCCCCCGGAGTACGGGTGACCCGGCTGCCATACCCGCAGGACCTCCGCTGCCCGTTCGGCGTCGGCGGGCCCGAGGGCGCCGAACTCTCCGCGCGCTGGACGGAGAACCTGCTGGACGACCCGAAGGGCGGGGTGCCCGCCCCCGCCGGAATGATCGTCGAGCCCGTGCAGGGCGAAGGCGGGGTGATCCCCGCCCCGGACGGCTGGCTGCGGCGGATGCGCGAGATCACCGCGGCGCGGGGGATCCCGCTGATCGCCGACGAGGTGCAGACGGGTGTCGGCCGGACCGGCGCCTTCTGGGGCGTCGACCACGCCGGGGTGGTGCCCGACGTCATGGTCCTCTCCAAGGCGATCGGCGGCAGTCTGCCGCTCGCCGTGATCGTGTACCGGGCCGGTCTGGACGTCTGGGCCCCCGGCGGGCACGCGGGCACCTTCCGCGGCAACCAGCTCGCCATGGCCGCCGGAACCGCCACGCTCGCGTTCGTCCGTGAGAACCGGCTCGCCGAGCGGGCCGCCACCCTGGGGGAGAGGATGCTGGCGGCCCTGCGCGGCCTGGCCGGCGGCCACGCCTGCATCGGGGAGGTACGGGGCCGGGGACTGATGATCGGCGTCGAACTCGTCGACCCCGACACCGGGGCGGCCGCCCCGGCCCTCGCCGCCGCCGTCCGCCAGGAATGCCTGGACCGCGGCCTGATCGTCGAACTCGGCGGCCGTCACGGCGCCGTGGTCCGCCTCCTGCCCCCGCTGACCCTGACCGACGAGCAGGCCGCGGCGGTCCTCGACCGCCTGGCCGACGCCATCCCGGCCGCCTCCCGCCGGACCCACTGA
- a CDS encoding trypsin-like serine peptidase translates to MRPNRPVTAILCAATLALTAAACGPGDGEAGGDAKPTVAASLPSQDGGITIPDQLKDKLKEHGFDMEKWKGGEWKNWKREDWLREAGDYINPVIEGLWDPDRMRDAEQPQRPSVDPDAGKDQGVTDPTPVPVTAKVANPPYHTNIPASGKVFFDGPEGSMVCSATVVKDPAHPGKSNMVWTAGHCVHAGKAGGWYRNIAFVPSYNNAGKPAAQLKGAPREQVAPYGVWWSDWAQTSDQWIASGGPTGGAGAPYDFAVLHVAPEKGSTKSLEETVGSALPVEFGAQSVPKVASITATGYPAAAPFDGQRAFQCTDKPGRLSLNANDPVMYRIGCTMTGGSSGGGWVAAGADGKPALVSNTSIGPAKAGWLAGPRLGPEAKGIFDAVSRKFK, encoded by the coding sequence ATGCGACCGAACCGACCGGTCACCGCGATTCTGTGCGCGGCCACGCTCGCGCTGACCGCGGCTGCCTGCGGCCCCGGCGACGGGGAGGCCGGCGGCGACGCCAAGCCGACCGTGGCTGCGAGCCTGCCGAGCCAGGACGGGGGGATAACCATCCCCGACCAGCTCAAGGACAAGCTCAAAGAGCACGGATTCGACATGGAGAAGTGGAAGGGGGGTGAGTGGAAGAACTGGAAGAGGGAGGACTGGCTCCGCGAGGCGGGCGACTACATCAACCCGGTCATCGAGGGCCTGTGGGACCCGGACCGCATGCGTGACGCCGAGCAGCCGCAGCGCCCGTCGGTCGACCCCGACGCGGGCAAGGACCAGGGTGTCACCGACCCGACCCCGGTACCGGTGACGGCCAAGGTGGCCAATCCGCCTTACCACACGAACATTCCGGCGTCCGGCAAGGTGTTCTTCGACGGCCCCGAGGGCTCGATGGTCTGCTCTGCGACCGTCGTCAAGGACCCGGCCCACCCCGGCAAGTCGAACATGGTCTGGACCGCGGGCCACTGCGTGCACGCGGGCAAGGCCGGCGGCTGGTACCGCAACATCGCCTTCGTCCCGTCCTACAACAACGCGGGCAAGCCGGCGGCTCAGCTCAAGGGCGCGCCCCGCGAGCAGGTGGCCCCGTACGGCGTCTGGTGGAGCGACTGGGCGCAGACCTCCGACCAGTGGATCGCGAGCGGCGGCCCGACCGGTGGCGCGGGTGCCCCGTACGACTTCGCGGTGCTGCACGTGGCGCCCGAGAAGGGCAGCACCAAGTCCCTGGAGGAGACGGTCGGTTCGGCGCTCCCCGTCGAGTTCGGCGCTCAGTCCGTGCCGAAGGTCGCGAGCATCACGGCGACGGGCTACCCGGCGGCGGCTCCGTTCGACGGCCAGCGGGCCTTCCAGTGCACGGACAAGCCGGGCCGGCTGTCCCTGAACGCGAACGACCCCGTGATGTACCGCATCGGCTGCACCATGACCGGCGGCTCCTCCGGCGGTGGCTGGGTCGCGGCGGGCGCCGACGGCAAGCCGGCGCTGGTGTCGAACACGTCGATCGGCCCGGCCAAGGCGGGTTGGCTGGCTGGACCCCGGCTGGGGCCTGAGGCGAAGGGCATCTTCGACGCCGTCAGCCGCAAATTCAAGTAG
- the hflX gene encoding GTPase HflX: protein MTSSSPSQDARDAQDVRDSQSYTESLRADALMEEDVAWSHEIDGDRDGEQFERSERAALRRVAGLSTELEDVTEVEYRQLRLERVVLVGVWTSGTVNDAENSLAELAALAETAGALVLDGVIQRRDKPDPATFIGSGKARELRDIVMESGADTVVCDGELSPGQLIALEDVVKVKVVDRTALILDIFAQHAKSREGKAQVALAQMQYMLPRLRGWGASLSRQMGGGGGGGMATRGPGETKIETDRRRIREKMAKMRREIAEMKTGRDIKRQERRRNKVPSVAIAGYTNAGKSSLLNRLTGAGVLVENALFATLDPTVRRAETPSGRVYTLADTVGFVRHLPHHLVEAFRSTMEEVGDSDLILHIVDGSHPAPEEQLAAVREVIREVGAVNVPEIVVINKADAADPLVLQRLLRIERHSIAVSARTGLGIEELLALIDSELPRPEVEVEAMVPYTRGSLVAKAHAEGEVISEEHTPDGTLLKARVHQELAADLAPYALAKH, encoded by the coding sequence ATGACCTCCTCTTCCCCTTCCCAGGACGCGCGGGACGCACAGGACGTGCGGGACTCGCAGAGCTACACCGAGAGCCTTCGGGCCGATGCCCTGATGGAAGAGGACGTCGCCTGGAGCCACGAGATCGACGGAGACCGGGACGGCGAGCAGTTCGAGCGCTCGGAGCGCGCAGCGCTGCGCCGCGTGGCCGGCCTCTCCACCGAGCTCGAAGACGTCACCGAGGTCGAGTACCGGCAGCTGCGCCTGGAGCGCGTCGTACTGGTCGGGGTCTGGACCTCCGGCACGGTGAACGACGCGGAGAACTCCCTCGCGGAGCTCGCCGCCCTCGCCGAGACGGCGGGTGCCCTCGTACTCGACGGCGTGATCCAGCGCCGTGACAAGCCGGACCCGGCCACCTTCATCGGCTCGGGCAAGGCGCGCGAACTGCGTGACATCGTCATGGAGAGCGGCGCCGACACCGTCGTGTGCGACGGCGAGCTCAGCCCCGGCCAGCTCATCGCGCTCGAAGACGTCGTCAAGGTCAAGGTGGTCGACCGGACCGCCCTGATCCTCGACATCTTCGCCCAGCACGCCAAGTCCCGAGAGGGCAAGGCGCAGGTCGCGCTCGCGCAGATGCAGTACATGCTGCCGCGCCTGCGTGGCTGGGGTGCGTCGCTGTCCCGGCAGATGGGTGGCGGCGGCGGTGGCGGCATGGCCACCCGAGGCCCCGGTGAGACCAAGATCGAGACCGACCGGCGGCGGATCCGCGAGAAGATGGCGAAGATGCGCCGGGAGATCGCGGAGATGAAGACCGGCCGGGACATCAAGCGGCAGGAACGGCGCCGCAACAAGGTGCCCTCGGTCGCCATCGCCGGTTACACCAACGCGGGCAAGTCCTCGCTGCTCAACCGCCTGACGGGCGCGGGCGTACTGGTGGAGAACGCGCTGTTCGCCACCCTCGACCCGACCGTGCGCCGGGCCGAGACGCCGAGCGGCCGGGTCTACACCCTGGCCGACACGGTCGGCTTCGTCCGGCACCTGCCCCACCACCTGGTCGAGGCCTTCCGCTCCACGATGGAGGAGGTCGGGGACTCCGACCTGATCCTGCACATCGTGGACGGTTCGCACCCGGCGCCGGAGGAGCAGCTGGCGGCGGTGCGCGAGGTGATCCGCGAGGTCGGCGCGGTGAACGTGCCCGAGATCGTCGTGATCAACAAGGCGGACGCCGCGGATCCGCTCGTGCTGCAGCGGCTGCTGCGGATCGAGCGGCACTCCATCGCCGTCTCGGCGCGGACGGGCCTGGGCATCGAGGAGCTCCTCGCGCTCATCGACTCCGAGCTGCCGCGGCCCGAGGTCGAGGTGGAGGCCATGGTGCCGTACACGCGCGGCTCGCTGGTCGCCAAGGCGCACGCCGAGGGCGAGGTGATCTCCGAGGAGCACACCCCGGACGGCACCCTGCTCAAGGCGCGGGTCCACCAGGAACTGGCTGCGGACCTGGCGCCGTACGCGCTCGCGAAGCACTGA